A segment of the Streptomyces sp. ITFR-21 genome:
CTCCGTTCCGCACGTGTCGTGCACGAAGGAGAAATCTCCGTATCGGGGGCCAGGCTGAGTTTTGGCCAGGAACTTCAAGATGGTCTGCCGGTCGTCCATGAAGAGACTGGTTGCCGGGGGGCGTCGAGTCGACGAACCGTCGGCGTGCTGGATACGCAGCACGCAGCGGCCGAGGATCTCACTGTCCTGCTTGGCTTCGTTACCGTCCTTTACTGCGAACACGGCGGCCTGGTCGTCGCCGTTGGGAAGCCGCACAACAGCCGTGGCCCCTCGGCGCAGGGGTACCTCGAACTCGGTCCGTTCCGGATCGGCGAGGTGGGTGAAGGGGATCGCGTTCAGGGGCACCGTGAGGTCGATGAGTTCCTTGCAGTAGGGACAGGGGAGTTCTTCGAATACGAGGTCGTTTCCGAAGGTGGCTCGCCGGACCGCCATCACGAGGAACTCCCTGTCCCCGATGAGGAGTTCAGCGGCCAGCTTGCGGCTCATGGATTCATCGCCGACGGTTCGTACGCCGCGCAGCAGCAGCGTCTCGAAGACCTTGTAAGAGCTGCTGCCGGCAGCGGCGATGGCTTCCTCGTCGGCCCCAGTGAGTTCCTTGACCTCGGCTTCGCGGTACCAGGAGCCTTCTCGGCAGATTCCGCGCTCCAGGGTGACGCGGTTGTTTCCGGGATCGTCGATGACGGGTTCTCCGGAGTTGCGGTCGTCCCGAAGGACTGCCTGAGTGGCGGCTGTAGCTTCCTCTGGCGTCTCCAGGCCCTTGAGGGTCTCGTCGCCGAAAGAGTCGAAGTCGGGGAGCACAATGGGTTCGGGCATGATCGTGTCTTCCTTTGATTCGTCCCGGATTAAGGCAGGGAAATTCCGCTGCCAGGTCCGTACTTGTTTGCGATCTTGAAGTCCCAGCCTTCGTGGGCAAGGGTGATTTGCTGCAATTCCACACCATTTGCCCCGCTGTCCAGATCGCCGAATGCGATGCTGGTCGGCCAGCAGTTGTAGACGCGCCAGCCAGCCTTGTACGTGACGTTCTGAGTCGTCACCGGATGGTCGAGCAGGAAAATGTCCATGGTCGCGCGGAAGTTGTACGACCCGTCGTTTCCTCCGGTGCCCTGCATGACGCGGAAAAGCTTGGTCAGCCATGCGTAGATGTCGCTGTCGCCGCAGATCAGTCCTCGGGAAAGCGTGATGGGTGCGAAGTCGGACTGACCCGGCATCTTCTGGGTCGTCGTGTTCATCCCGCCCTGCCGATAAACCACTACGTCAGTGGTGATCGACAGGCCGGAGACGCTCATGAACCCGAGCTGGTTGGTACGCTTCGAAGAGTCCAGCGTGGAACCCGCGAGGTGAATCATCACCTGGAACTTGAAATTCCTGAGCGGGTCCGTCTGGAGCTGCGCGAGCGACGGCTTCTGGGTGGTGGTTGTGGCTCCCACGAG
Coding sequences within it:
- a CDS encoding phage tail protein, producing MGATTTTQKPSLAQLQTDPLRNFKFQVMIHLAGSTLDSSKRTNQLGFMSVSGLSITTDVVVYRQGGMNTTTQKMPGQSDFAPITLSRGLICGDSDIYAWLTKLFRVMQGTGGNDGSYNFRATMDIFLLDHPVTTQNVTYKAGWRVYNCWPTSIAFGDLDSGANGVELQQITLAHEGWDFKIANKYGPGSGISLP